The following proteins are co-located in the Macadamia integrifolia cultivar HAES 741 chromosome 3, SCU_Mint_v3, whole genome shotgun sequence genome:
- the LOC122074177 gene encoding geraniol 8-hydroxylase-like encodes MMDFFTLVLGLLVVLWSLRAWISALILGTSHKRLPPGPVPLPIVGSLFELGNKPNESLARLAQTYGPLMTLKLGHVTTVVASTANMAKEVLQTHDQALAGRMVLDAVRALNHYQASVIWLSPSSRWRNLRKLCNNQIFTSQRLNASESLRRQKIEELVAHVRESAQMGRPVDIGQSAFATSLNLLSNTMFSLDLARPESDTAQDFKAVVRRIMEEAGKPNLSDYFPILRPLDLQGIKRSMTIYVGRLYKVFDEIIDQRLVSRASLPSPTRNNDLLDILLDQDSSSEFSRHDIKSLFGDIFVAGTDTTSTTLEWAMAELLHKPESMVKAQLELQENVGDRKPMEETDVARLPYLQAVVKETLRLHPPAPLLLPHKAEAEVEICGFTVPKDAQVLVNVWAIERDPSIWTNPDSFVPERFLGSSGIDVRGRDFELTPFGAGRRICPGMPLALSMVHLMLAALLHSFDWKIEGGISPNDMDMADKFGITLQKALPLRAIPLEATRS; translated from the exons ATGATGGACTTCTTCACCTTGGTGTTAGGTCTCTTGGTGGTGCTGTGGAGTCTGCGGGCATGGATCTCCGCACTCATCCTTGGGACAAGCCACAAACGGCTCCCACCAGGCCCCGTCCCTCTCCCCATCGTTGGGAGCCTCTTCGAACTTGGTAACAAACCCAACGAGTCGCTCGCCCGACTTGCTCAGACCTATGGCCCACTCATGACTCTCAAGCTCGGTCACGTAACGACCGTCGTTGCTTCTACTGCCAATATGGCCAAAGAGGTCCTCCAAACCCACGACCAGGCTCTCGCCGGTCGAATGGTCTTGGATGCCGTTCGGGCGCTGAACCACTACCAGGCATCCGTTATATGGCTCTCCCCCTCCTCCCGATGGCGAAACCTTCGCAAGCTCTGCAACAATCAGATATTTACTTCACAGAGACTCAACGCGAGCGAATCGTTGCGTCGGCAGAAGATAGAGGAGCTTGTCGCTCACGTACGTGAAAGTGCTCAGATGGGTCGACCCGTTGATATTGGTCAGTCCGCGTTCGCCACCTCCCTTAACCTCCTATCCAACACCATGTTCTCCCTTGACCTGGCCCGTCCAGAATCAGATACCGCACAGGACTTCAAAGCAGTGGTGCGGAGAATTATGGAAGAAGCAGGAAAGCCAAATCTTTCGGATTATTTTCCTATATTGAGACCATTAGACCTGCAAGGTATAAAACGCAGTATGACTATTTACGTGGGAAGACTATACAAGGTGTTCGATGAAATCATCGACCAACGATTGGTCTCTAGAGCTTCACTTCCTTCTCCGACTAGGAATAATGATCTACTAGATATACTGCTCGATCAAGATAGCAGTTCAGAATTTAGCCGTCACGATATCAAATCGTTATTTGGG GACATATTTGTAGCAGGGACGGACACGACCTCTACGACATTAGAGTGGGCGATGGCTGAACTACTTCATAAACCAGAGTCGATGGTGAAGGCTCAATTGGAGCTGCAAGAAAACGTTGGAGATCGTAAACCAATGGAGGAAACTGATGTCGCTCGGCTCCCTTATTTACAAGCGGTGGTGAAGGAGACCTTGCGGCTGCACCCACCAGCTCCCCTTTTGCTCCCTCATAAAGCAGAAGCTGAAGTGGAGATCTGTGGGTTCACTGTGCCGAAGGATGCCCAAGTGCTGGTGAACGTGTGGGCTATTGAGCGAGATCCCAGCATATGGACGAATCCGGATTCGTTTGTTCCTGAGAGGTTCTTGGGGTCGTCGGGGATTGATGTCAGAGGCCGAGACTTCGAGCTCACACCGTTCGGGGCTGGGAGAAGGATCTGTCCGGGGATGCCACTTGCGTTGTCGATGGTGCACCTGATGTTGGCTGCACTTCTACATTCGTTTGATTGGAAGATTGAAGGTGGGATAAGCCCCAATGACATGGACATGGCCGATAAGTTTGGGAT